GGTGGTGGAGTCCGGCGGAAGTCGGCCGCTGACGGCGTGCAAGTGTTTGACTTGCGCGCGCGGCGGGACCGCCCTTCTGGTGGGCCAGCGTCGCGGCCCCGGGGCGCGACGGCCGATTGTCGGTCCAAGCGCTCCCCATCATGCCTCAGGCAAACAGGGCCAGTGCAACAGCAGTGCGGCGCAGCGCAGTCCTAGCGAAGTGCACCGAGTCTCTCCCGTCCCGGCCACACTTAGCGCGCATGAGGCGTGTCTCCCAAAAGGTGCAACGCGCTCAGCTGACAGCCAGGAACACCAAACCTATCAAGTCTGGTAGTACCCATCTCGCAGCTATCGGCAGCACGCCAGTCAGGAAGCCATGCTTGCGGACGCCAACCAGTTTTCCGACAAGAAAATGGATGAATTAGGGGCGCTTGGCGCGCGCGCGGCATTGGAAAACACAAATCTCGCCGCATAAATGCGCGTTGCGTACTCTCCTCGCCTGTTGGGCGCTTGGTTCGGGGGTAAACCTGGAGCGAGCACCGGCGCGCCCGGCAAGCGGACAAACTCAACACTACGTGTCCTCATGAAGGTAATGCATTTTGGATCCTTGCGCTAAATGCGAGGCGGGTCGCGAAGGCGCGATCCAAACGGGCGACGCATTCCTGAGTGCGCTTTCTGCTACCCCAACTTGATGCGCGCTGGGGAGGCAGATTGGAAACCTGCCTGGATCGCTCCCCGCGGGATGATCTTCAACGTGAGATGCGCGAGGAGTTCGGTCGCCGCTACGGTGGTCTGACCGGCACCAATCGCTGTCTCCTAGACGATTGACGTTCCAATCGCAATGAGCACAAATCGCTCCGATCCAAAAGCTCCCAGCAATGCCCAAACTCAGGCAACCCGGCCTTCCGCCTTGATCCCGGCCTATATCGTTCGCGCGGCCTCAAATGCGAAGGCCAATCCGACATAAACCTAGATACTCGGCAATAAAAAAGGGGCCGCTCGGATGACAAGCGGCCCAAGTCTAGGGAGGAAACGCCCAAGGAGGGCGGCGGCAGCGCGAGGCGCTACCGCACCGCAACAATACACGACCGCACTGCACACACAAGTCTTTTCGCCGGCGTTCGCATTCGTTTGCGGCGATTGGGTTCATCGCAGCGAGATCAGGTGCGAGGTCACGCTGATTTGCCGTGTCTCGGCTATCCTCTCTCATCCTCCGACAGTGCTCCCGCCAGATTCGCACCGCAGCGCCCGGCGAGAAACAGACGCTCAATCGCACGCAGGAGAGCTTCGCCCCCAAATTCTGGAGAAAAAGACGAGTTCTGATCCAAGCTTTCTACCGGCGTAGGAAGCCGGCAGACAGAACCTTCTCGCCAAGAACGGTCAGCAAGAAAGTTATGGACGCGCCAGACTGGAATGGGTGACGGACGTCGACGGCACGGAGATGCGGGTCTTCTTCTTCCCCGAGCCGGGAGAAAGCCGGAAAAAGCGGCCGAAAATCGGTCGCACGTCTCGCTCTTCGAGCGTCAGGCTATTTCACGCCTATAGGCTGCAGGGCTGCCAGAAACCCCAGCCGTTCGGCCAACGCAGCGTTCGTCGACTGGCTGAAATTTCGGCGGAAGTGGTCCGGGTCGCGATAGAGAAACTCACCATTGAACCAGACACGGCATCGCCCATCCGCGCACAAGGCGTTTCCCGGATCGAGGACGATGACATTGGGCCTCCCGGCCGACGCCTCGCGGACGACGTCCTGCGCAGGCTGCTGTACCTCGGTGAGATAGCGCCAGATGAGCGCTTCCAAATTCGCTGGGCAGGGACGTCGCAAGAGCGCTTGACCCGCCATGGCGCATGCTGTGGGATTTCCGACGGGCACCTTGGGAATGTCTACGAATAAGATCACCTTTTTGCTCGGTCCAATCTCATCGAGCAGGTCGCGAAGCGAGTCTCTCAGCAGCCGGAGCCCTATGGCTTCAGAGCGAACGTTCGAGTTGCCTCGATAGAGCATCGTTGGCAGGTCCGACCAGCGGGCGGAAAGAATGACGGTCCCGATCTCCGGCCGATTCCTCAGAAGCTCCAGCACCGACGCGCGTTGCCGGCCGCATTGACTGCTGTAAGCGGGATTGTCCGGCCAATATCGCTCGACTTTGCCGTTTTCGACGATTCCAGGGCATGGGTTGACGAGCCCAATGGCAGTGTTGTCGGCCAGTCCTGTCCAGTTGAGTATCGGCAGGAGATGCTCGGCGTTGCTGTCTCCCCAAACGAGTGCGCGATCGCGAGCCGTCGTCCAGGGTGCACCGAGAGCACAAAGATGCGAACTGCGCGCAGGCCCGGCAAACGTGGCCACTTCAATCGGCGCAATCTCCGGACACGGCCACTTCCACATCCCGTCCAGACTCCAGCCGACAATCAGCGTCACGGAAACTGTCGACAACAGTGCGGGCAGGATGCGACGAATCCGCCGCTCGTAAAACCACGCTAGGGAGAACTGCTGCGTTTTCATAGACGTGATCAAAATGCCGGTGATCAGGTATCCGGAAATGACAAAAAAGACGTCAACCCCGACAAAGCCGCCCGAGACCGCGGGAACCTCGTAGTGGAAGAGAAATACGAGCAGCACGGAGACGGCTCGCAAGCCGTCAATGT
This genomic stretch from Bradyrhizobium sp. CCGB12 harbors:
- a CDS encoding acyltransferase family protein; protein product: MVSNYRADIDGLRAVSVLLVFLFHYEVPAVSGGFVGVDVFFVISGYLITGILITSMKTQQFSLAWFYERRIRRILPALLSTVSVTLIVGWSLDGMWKWPCPEIAPIEVATFAGPARSSHLCALGAPWTTARDRALVWGDSNAEHLLPILNWTGLADNTAIGLVNPCPGIVENGKVERYWPDNPAYSSQCGRQRASVLELLRNRPEIGTVILSARWSDLPTMLYRGNSNVRSEAIGLRLLRDSLRDLLDEIGPSKKVILFVDIPKVPVGNPTACAMAGQALLRRPCPANLEALIWRYLTEVQQPAQDVVREASAGRPNVIVLDPGNALCADGRCRVWFNGEFLYRDPDHFRRNFSQSTNAALAERLGFLAALQPIGVK